Proteins encoded by one window of Deinococcus yavapaiensis KR-236:
- the fba gene encoding class II fructose-1,6-bisphosphate aldolase, whose translation MLVTGSEILVPAREGKYGVGSFNTNDLEITQSIIHTAEKLRSPVMVQVSEGALKYAGKDLVNVVIDLATRASVPVALHLDHGSSYESALKAIRLGFTSVMIDASHHPFEENTRETRRVVEAAHAMGITVESELGRLGGIEEHIVVDEKDAFLTDPEEAQRFVEATGTDYLAIAIGTSHGAYKGKGRPYIDHARIQKVSELVSVPLVAHGSSGVPQDIVERLRAAGGEIGDAQGIADEDLKEATQHGIAKVNVDTDLRLAMTVGIREVLQKNPKEFDPRKILGPARDLMSRIVEHKMTVLGSVGKA comes from the coding sequence ATGCTCGTCACTGGTTCCGAAATTCTCGTTCCCGCCCGCGAGGGCAAGTACGGCGTCGGCTCGTTCAACACCAACGACCTCGAAATCACCCAGTCCATCATTCACACGGCGGAAAAGCTGCGCAGTCCCGTCATGGTCCAAGTCAGCGAGGGTGCGCTGAAGTACGCGGGCAAGGACCTCGTGAACGTCGTGATCGACCTCGCGACGCGCGCCAGCGTTCCAGTGGCTTTGCACCTCGACCACGGCTCGTCGTACGAAAGCGCCCTCAAGGCCATTCGACTCGGCTTCACGTCCGTCATGATCGACGCGTCGCACCACCCCTTCGAGGAGAACACCCGTGAAACGAGGCGCGTCGTGGAAGCCGCGCACGCCATGGGCATCACCGTGGAAAGCGAACTCGGCCGTCTCGGCGGCATCGAGGAGCACATCGTCGTCGACGAGAAGGACGCGTTCCTCACCGACCCCGAGGAAGCCCAGCGCTTCGTCGAAGCGACCGGCACGGATTATCTCGCGATCGCCATCGGAACGTCGCACGGCGCGTACAAGGGCAAGGGGCGCCCGTACATCGACCACGCGCGCATCCAAAAGGTTTCCGAACTCGTCTCCGTGCCGCTCGTCGCACACGGCTCCAGTGGCGTGCCGCAAGACATCGTCGAGCGCCTGCGGGCCGCGGGCGGCGAGATCGGCGACGCGCAGGGAATCGCGGACGAGGACCTCAAGGAGGCCACGCAGCACGGCATCGCCAAGGTGAACGTCGACACCGACCTGCGCCTTGCCATGACGGTCGGCATTCGCGAAGTGCTGCAAAAGAACCCCAAGGAATTCGATCCTCGCAAAATCCTCGGGCCTGCACGCGACCTCATGAGCCGCATCGTGGAGCACAAGATGACGGTGCTCGGCTCGGTCGGCAAAGCGTAA
- a CDS encoding polymer-forming cytoskeletal protein yields MNWQELMHRVLDGEALSSQERAAFEAGLADEERRRAYEQLKRVGDDLSVLPSVPLPASVASRVARDVALSQALSRAPGMPRSVAAIVASRVAEDARPEVVASLRSLPRVAPPVSIAAAVAKRVHAEASQNPAPLVLVGGLLVAFSLLTMAFAWPNVAVGVTVLQSLLSGLSPLVFVGFALALGASVLSLWRPTPTVRRSGALALASAFALMFAPLGTLFSGGTTGTNVVRVGRDVVVDHAVPGNVVALGGDVVLLPGANVGGDVVAFLGDVRQRPGAVVANAPSALLGNVEGSREGLSTKPLPALGTASAFQPLLAWIGAGAWTPLYVAALCAIVLLLFLSGVAERLARRQRHALTRTLALGTLVFGLIVPPLVVGALSGFLVPALVGAVLALFALSVGLAVSLYDGGRAVALALRLPRADVLGAVLGLALFAATLFVPPFALATWILGGLWGAGTLLLARPELRA; encoded by the coding sequence GTGAATTGGCAGGAATTGATGCACCGCGTATTGGACGGTGAAGCGCTGTCATCTCAAGAGCGCGCCGCCTTCGAGGCGGGCCTCGCCGACGAGGAGCGTCGCCGCGCGTACGAGCAGCTCAAGCGTGTCGGCGACGACCTGAGCGTCCTGCCGTCCGTTCCCCTGCCCGCGTCGGTGGCGAGCCGCGTCGCGAGGGACGTCGCCCTCTCGCAGGCGTTGTCGCGCGCGCCGGGAATGCCGCGCAGCGTCGCGGCGATCGTCGCGAGCCGCGTCGCCGAGGACGCGCGCCCGGAAGTCGTGGCGTCACTGAGAAGCTTGCCGAGGGTCGCGCCGCCTGTCTCGATCGCGGCGGCGGTCGCCAAGCGCGTGCACGCCGAGGCGAGCCAAAACCCGGCGCCGCTCGTGCTCGTCGGAGGCTTGCTGGTGGCGTTCTCGCTACTGACGATGGCCTTCGCTTGGCCGAACGTCGCGGTGGGCGTTACCGTTCTGCAGTCGCTGCTTTCAGGGTTGTCGCCGCTGGTATTCGTGGGATTCGCGCTGGCGCTCGGCGCGAGCGTCCTCAGCTTGTGGCGCCCCACCCCCACCGTGCGGCGCTCGGGCGCGCTGGCCCTCGCCTCGGCCTTTGCGCTGATGTTCGCGCCGCTCGGCACTCTCTTTTCAGGCGGCACCACCGGCACGAACGTCGTTCGCGTCGGACGCGACGTCGTCGTGGATCACGCGGTGCCCGGCAATGTCGTGGCCCTTGGCGGCGACGTCGTTTTGCTGCCCGGCGCGAACGTGGGCGGAGACGTCGTGGCATTCCTGGGAGATGTGCGTCAGCGGCCCGGCGCCGTCGTGGCGAACGCGCCGAGCGCACTGCTCGGCAACGTCGAGGGCAGCCGCGAGGGTCTCAGCACCAAGCCGCTGCCCGCGCTCGGCACGGCGAGCGCCTTCCAGCCGTTGCTGGCGTGGATCGGGGCGGGCGCGTGGACGCCGCTGTACGTCGCCGCCTTGTGCGCGATCGTGCTGCTGCTCTTCCTCTCGGGCGTCGCCGAGCGCCTCGCGCGTCGCCAACGCCACGCGCTGACACGCACCCTCGCGTTGGGAACGCTGGTGTTCGGCCTCATCGTGCCGCCGCTGGTGGTTGGCGCACTGTCGGGCTTTCTCGTCCCGGCGCTCGTGGGCGCGGTGCTGGCGTTGTTCGCGCTCAGCGTGGGGCTCGCCGTGAGTCTTTACGACGGAGGCCGAGCGGTCGCGCTCGCCTTGCGCCTTCCGCGGGCGGACGTGCTCGGCGCGGTTCTCGGCCTCGCCTTGTTCGCGGCGACGCTGTTCGTGCCGCCCTTCGCGCTCGCCACGTGGATCCTGGGAGGCTTGTGGGGCGCGGGAACCTTGCTGCTCGCCCGTCCCGAGTTGCGCGCTTGA
- a CDS encoding RNA polymerase sigma factor translates to MKDVSEAEVLTADALARLKTGDEEAWHEFVSAFESRMFNYLFRLEGNKEDALDLTQEVFYRAWRSISTFKPGEKVLPWLYQVARNTQIERHRRKVLPRFSIEEAAEDVGFEVTSSRRGPVQVAESADTAERVQVALSRLAPEYREAVVLRFVEELPYDEIAKIQNCAVGTAKSRVFRAKEMLAELLQGAVDVD, encoded by the coding sequence ATGAAAGACGTGTCGGAGGCCGAAGTTCTGACTGCGGACGCTCTCGCGCGCCTCAAGACCGGAGATGAGGAGGCGTGGCACGAATTCGTGAGCGCCTTTGAAAGCCGAATGTTCAATTACCTGTTTCGCCTCGAAGGCAACAAGGAGGACGCGCTGGACTTGACGCAAGAAGTGTTCTACCGAGCGTGGCGCTCGATCTCGACGTTCAAACCCGGTGAGAAGGTGTTGCCGTGGTTGTATCAAGTGGCGCGCAACACGCAGATCGAACGGCATCGCCGCAAGGTGCTGCCGCGCTTCTCGATCGAGGAGGCGGCCGAGGACGTCGGCTTCGAGGTGACGAGTTCGCGCCGCGGACCCGTGCAAGTCGCGGAAAGCGCAGATACGGCGGAGCGGGTGCAAGTGGCGCTGAGCCGCCTCGCGCCCGAGTACCGAGAAGCGGTCGTGCTGCGATTCGTGGAGGAACTGCCGTACGACGAGATCGCCAAGATTCAGAACTGCGCGGTCGGGACGGCGAAAAGCAGGGTGTTTCGCGCCAAGGAGATGCTGGCGGAATTGCTGCAAGGGGCGGTGGATGTGGATTGA
- a CDS encoding FUN14 domain-containing protein, with amino-acid sequence MNAVDVITPLLPDLSLGGLLGFCAGFAIKKASRVLILVVGVVFVLVQILAYYGIITVHWTKVQELAEPVLRTGAEDGGAWALEVLRANLPFGGAFVAGLLLGLRAK; translated from the coding sequence TTGAACGCCGTCGACGTCATCACGCCCTTGCTGCCCGACCTGAGCCTCGGCGGTCTGCTGGGATTCTGCGCTGGCTTCGCGATCAAGAAGGCCAGCCGTGTCCTCATCCTGGTCGTCGGCGTCGTGTTCGTCCTCGTGCAAATCCTCGCGTACTACGGCATCATCACCGTGCACTGGACGAAAGTGCAGGAACTCGCCGAACCCGTGCTGCGAACGGGCGCCGAGGACGGCGGCGCGTGGGCGCTCGAAGTCCTGCGCGCCAACCTTCCGTTCGGCGGAGCGTTCGTGGCGGGTCTGCTGCTGGGCTTGCGAGCGAAGTGA
- the map gene encoding type I methionyl aminopeptidase, which yields MTIQDERDLDGMTRAGHVVADTLRILEEAVAPGVTPADLDALAGEVFRRHGASSAPRAVYGAPVNVFVSVNDDVVHGLPSKRPLKEGDVVSLDVTPLVDGFVADAALTVAVPPVSPVAQRLVACAEAAFEAAMQAARAGRPLNVIGRAVEAEVARRGFSLLRELQGHGVGRTIHEAPDVPNFYQPSLSKPLREGLVLAIEPMVSSGRSWRTRTRTDGWTICTRDGGLAAHYEHTVVITKRRPLILTA from the coding sequence ATGACGATTCAAGACGAGCGGGACCTTGACGGCATGACGCGCGCGGGACACGTCGTGGCAGACACCCTCCGAATCCTAGAGGAGGCCGTCGCGCCCGGCGTCACTCCCGCCGACCTCGACGCGCTCGCAGGCGAAGTGTTTCGACGGCACGGCGCCTCCTCCGCTCCGCGCGCCGTGTACGGCGCCCCCGTCAACGTCTTCGTCAGCGTCAACGACGACGTGGTGCACGGCCTGCCCTCGAAGCGCCCCTTGAAAGAGGGCGACGTCGTGAGCCTCGACGTCACGCCGCTCGTGGACGGATTCGTCGCAGACGCCGCCCTCACGGTCGCCGTGCCGCCCGTTTCCCCGGTCGCGCAGAGGCTCGTCGCGTGCGCCGAAGCCGCGTTCGAGGCGGCGATGCAAGCGGCGCGCGCGGGCCGTCCGCTCAACGTCATCGGGCGAGCCGTCGAAGCGGAAGTGGCGCGGCGCGGCTTCTCGTTGCTGCGCGAGTTGCAAGGGCACGGCGTGGGCCGCACCATCCACGAAGCGCCCGACGTGCCGAATTTCTACCAGCCGTCGTTGAGCAAGCCGCTTCGCGAAGGGCTGGTGCTGGCGATCGAGCCGATGGTGTCGAGCGGACGGTCGTGGCGCACGCGCACTCGGACGGACGGCTGGACGATCTGCACCCGCGACGGTGGACTGGCCGCGCATTACGAGCACACCGTGGTGATCACCAAGCGGCGCCCCCTGATTCTCACGGCGTGA
- a CDS encoding FKBP-type peptidyl-prolyl cis-trans isomerase codes for MRITQNKVVELDYVLRVGGEVVDQSDPDEPLAYLHGHNNIIPGLERALEGKSVGDSFQVTVPPEEGYGERDEENVQILPREDFEDDVEVGASYFAQSEDGSITPLTVVEVLPEGVKVDFNPPLAGETLDFQVTVRTIRDATPEELERGHVDGDEFEDEE; via the coding sequence ATGCGAATTACTCAGAACAAAGTGGTCGAGCTGGATTATGTGTTGCGCGTTGGTGGGGAGGTCGTCGATCAAAGCGATCCGGACGAGCCTCTCGCATATCTCCACGGACACAACAACATCATTCCGGGCCTCGAAAGAGCGCTGGAAGGCAAGTCCGTCGGCGATTCCTTCCAAGTCACCGTGCCGCCCGAGGAAGGCTACGGCGAGCGTGACGAGGAGAACGTGCAGATCCTGCCGCGCGAAGACTTCGAGGACGACGTGGAAGTCGGCGCGAGCTACTTCGCGCAAAGCGAGGACGGCTCCATCACGCCCCTCACGGTCGTGGAAGTGCTCCCCGAGGGCGTGAAGGTAGACTTCAACCCGCCGCTCGCCGGTGAGACCCTCGACTTCCAAGTCACGGTGCGCACCATCCGCGACGCCACGCCCGAGGAGCTCGAGCGCGGCCACGTTGACGGCGACGAATTCGAAGACGAAGAGTGA
- the der gene encoding ribosome biogenesis GTPase Der produces MHKVAIVGRPNVGKSSLFNRLIGRREAVVADFPGVTRDVKEGVMLYENHRMVLMDTGGLWSGDEWEQAIREKAEMALHDALAVIFLLDPREGLSTADYEVAEWLRRLDKPVVIAANKIDSPLHEAYLAELWGLGFGEPVPVSAEHARGLDTLMERVLEHLPTDDEDVPEIAPIRISLIGRPNVGKSSLLNAILGEERVIVSEVPGTTRDSVDAEFNFAGQRFVLVDTAGIRRKPDTSIEEYSMQRSETAIKRSDVIWLVINATDLGDHELKLANLAYESGKPVIVVVNKWDLVPDEDLKRTTKDLDQKLFHISFAPRVYTSAINDYGIHDMLAEAMKLYAKWQSRLQTSELNRWLEIWQVRQRVPNFHGKPLKMYFMTQAETAPPTFVIFCNRADFVTRAYENFLHNRIREDLDLAGIPVRLVWREKGPYKKGKKGEQDEEAPVKK; encoded by the coding sequence ATGCATAAAGTTGCGATCGTCGGACGCCCCAACGTGGGCAAGTCCAGCCTCTTCAATCGCCTGATCGGCCGACGCGAAGCCGTCGTAGCCGACTTTCCGGGCGTCACGCGCGACGTCAAGGAAGGCGTCATGCTCTACGAAAACCACCGAATGGTCCTCATGGACACGGGCGGTTTGTGGAGCGGCGACGAATGGGAGCAAGCCATTCGCGAGAAAGCCGAAATGGCCCTTCACGACGCGCTCGCCGTGATTTTCTTGCTCGATCCGCGCGAAGGATTGTCCACCGCCGACTATGAAGTCGCCGAGTGGCTGCGCCGCCTCGACAAACCCGTCGTGATCGCCGCGAACAAAATCGATTCGCCGCTGCACGAGGCGTACCTCGCCGAGTTGTGGGGCCTCGGATTCGGCGAGCCCGTTCCCGTCAGCGCCGAGCACGCTCGCGGACTCGACACCCTCATGGAGCGCGTCTTGGAGCACCTTCCCACAGATGACGAGGACGTGCCGGAGATCGCTCCCATCCGCATCTCCCTCATCGGTCGCCCCAACGTCGGAAAGTCGAGCTTGCTGAACGCTATTCTCGGCGAGGAGCGCGTCATCGTGTCCGAGGTTCCCGGCACGACGCGCGACTCGGTGGACGCCGAGTTCAACTTCGCCGGGCAACGCTTCGTGCTCGTGGACACGGCGGGCATTCGCCGCAAGCCTGACACGTCCATCGAGGAATACTCGATGCAGCGCTCCGAGACGGCCATCAAGCGCAGCGACGTCATCTGGCTCGTCATCAACGCCACGGATCTCGGCGACCACGAGCTCAAGCTCGCCAACCTCGCGTACGAAAGCGGCAAGCCCGTGATCGTCGTCGTGAACAAGTGGGACCTCGTGCCCGACGAGGACCTCAAGCGCACCACGAAAGACCTCGACCAAAAGCTGTTCCACATCAGCTTCGCGCCGCGCGTTTACACGTCGGCGATCAACGATTACGGCATTCACGACATGCTCGCCGAGGCGATGAAGCTCTACGCGAAGTGGCAGTCGCGCCTGCAAACGTCCGAGCTCAACCGCTGGCTCGAAATTTGGCAGGTGCGTCAGCGCGTTCCGAACTTCCACGGCAAGCCCTTGAAGATGTACTTCATGACGCAAGCCGAAACGGCGCCGCCCACGTTCGTGATCTTTTGCAACCGCGCGGATTTCGTGACGCGCGCCTACGAAAACTTTTTGCACAACCGTATTCGCGAGGATCTCGACCTCGCGGGCATTCCCGTGCGACTCGTGTGGCGCGAGAAAGGTCCGTACAAGAAGGGCAAAAAAGGCGAGCAGGACGAGGAAGCGCCCGTCAAGAAGTAA
- a CDS encoding S8 family peptidase has protein sequence MRHPSTFAAFALLTLTLAACGTTPPASGAQTPAAPSAANSDATAPLLASENAIPGQYIVVFKKDANVVADGLRAQSADGLLRALALDASGVQVQNVYATAIQGFSGRLDDASLAKLRRDERVAYIEQDARVNATATQSPATWGLDRLDQASLPLSSSYTYNLTGAGVSAYVIDTGINTTHSDFGGRASVAYDAVGDGKNGVDCNGHGTHVAGTIGGGTYGVAKGVKLYAVRVLGCDGSGTTSGVIAGVNWVAQNAQKPAVANMSLGGGVSSSLDSAVQSAINNGVTFAVAAGNDNLDACNSSPSRVTSALTVAASTNADARASFSNYGTCVDVFAPGQSITSDWIGSTSATNTISGTSMATPHVAGVAALYLQGAPSASPATVASAIKGGAASNKITGVNGSPNLLLQSLIGNATTTPTPTPTPTPTAPCTTCEKYTGSLSSSGAYAYQPNGTYFQYAGGTLRGWLQGPSGTDFDLYLMKWNGSAWATVASAATSSTNESLSYNASGGYYTWRIVSYTGSGTYTFYLQR, from the coding sequence ATGCGTCATCCCTCGACTTTTGCCGCCTTCGCCCTTCTCACGCTCACGCTCGCCGCCTGCGGGACCACGCCGCCTGCATCCGGCGCTCAAACGCCCGCCGCGCCCTCGGCGGCGAACAGCGACGCGACGGCGCCGCTCCTCGCGTCCGAAAACGCCATTCCCGGCCAGTACATCGTCGTCTTCAAGAAGGACGCCAACGTCGTCGCCGACGGCTTGCGTGCCCAGAGCGCCGACGGCCTGCTGCGCGCCCTCGCCCTCGACGCGAGCGGCGTTCAAGTGCAAAACGTCTACGCGACGGCCATCCAAGGCTTCTCGGGCCGCCTCGACGACGCCAGCCTCGCCAAGCTTCGCCGAGACGAGCGCGTCGCCTACATCGAGCAGGACGCCCGCGTGAACGCCACGGCCACCCAAAGCCCCGCGACGTGGGGCCTCGACCGCCTCGACCAAGCGAGCTTGCCGTTGAGCAGTTCGTACACCTACAACCTCACCGGCGCCGGCGTGAGCGCGTACGTCATCGATACGGGCATCAACACGACGCACTCGGACTTCGGCGGTCGCGCCTCGGTCGCGTACGACGCGGTCGGCGACGGCAAGAACGGCGTCGACTGCAACGGGCACGGCACGCACGTCGCCGGAACGATCGGTGGCGGAACGTACGGCGTGGCCAAAGGCGTGAAGCTGTACGCCGTGCGCGTCCTGGGCTGCGACGGGTCCGGCACCACGTCGGGCGTCATCGCGGGCGTGAACTGGGTTGCCCAGAACGCGCAAAAACCCGCCGTGGCGAACATGAGCCTCGGGGGTGGCGTGAGCTCCTCGCTCGACTCGGCCGTTCAAAGCGCCATCAACAACGGCGTGACGTTCGCCGTCGCGGCGGGCAACGACAACCTCGACGCGTGCAACTCTTCGCCGTCGCGCGTCACGAGCGCGCTCACCGTCGCGGCGAGCACGAACGCCGACGCCCGCGCCAGCTTCTCGAACTACGGCACGTGCGTGGACGTCTTCGCGCCCGGCCAGAGCATCACCTCCGACTGGATCGGCTCCACGTCCGCCACCAACACCATCAGCGGCACGTCCATGGCCACGCCGCACGTCGCCGGAGTCGCCGCGCTCTACCTCCAAGGTGCGCCCAGCGCTTCGCCCGCCACGGTCGCGAGCGCTATCAAGGGCGGCGCCGCCTCGAACAAGATCACCGGCGTGAACGGCAGCCCGAACTTGCTGCTGCAAAGCCTCATCGGCAATGCCACCACGACGCCCACGCCTACCCCGACGCCCACGCCGACCGCGCCGTGCACGACGTGCGAGAAGTACACGGGCAGCCTCTCGAGCAGCGGCGCCTACGCCTACCAGCCCAACGGCACGTACTTCCAGTACGCGGGCGGCACGCTGCGCGGTTGGCTGCAAGGCCCGAGCGGCACGGACTTCGACCTTTACCTGATGAAGTGGAACGGCTCCGCGTGGGCGACCGTCGCGAGTGCCGCCACGAGCAGCACGAACGAGAGCTTGTCGTACAACGCCAGCGGCGGCTACTACACGTGGCGCATCGTGTCCTACACGGGCAGCGGAACGTACACCTTCTACTTGCAGCGCTGA
- a CDS encoding flavin-containing monooxygenase, which translates to MTSSTEATASHVHVAVIGSGFAGIAMAIRLLGDGERDFVVFERASDVGGTWRDNTYPGCACDVPSNLYSFSFAPYPDWSRRYAPQTEILAYLRDVARRFGVLPHVRFSHEVRTATWDDAEGIWRLETSGGPWTATFVVSGQGPLSTPKWPDLPGLHDFGGELMHSARWNHAYDLAGKRVAVIGTGASAIQFVPAIQPRVAHLTVFQRSAPWIVPRGDRAFTSNERRAFRSLPITQRLSRAAIFLKHERDGLGFWEPRLEPYVRSIAARHLKAQVRDASLRAKLTPNYRIGCKRILVSDDYYPALQQPNVSLVTEPIERVTKGGVVTANGTLHEVDAMLCGTGFEVATMPFARLFRGKDGRTLAQTWASGPEAYLGTTVANFPNLFLLLGPNVLLGHNSVLYMMEAQVAYVAACLQHARREHLQAFDVRPEAQRTYNDALQARFERSAWSARHCASWYLDEHGRNVTLWPDFALSFRRRLRAFDPAAYQWRLRVRPYAPREARRSSKT; encoded by the coding sequence ATGACCAGTTCGACGGAAGCGACCGCTTCGCACGTTCACGTGGCGGTCATCGGATCGGGCTTCGCGGGCATCGCCATGGCGATTCGGCTGTTGGGCGACGGCGAACGAGACTTCGTGGTGTTCGAGCGCGCGAGCGACGTCGGCGGCACGTGGCGCGACAACACCTATCCCGGTTGCGCGTGCGACGTGCCGTCGAACTTGTACTCGTTCTCGTTCGCGCCGTACCCGGACTGGTCGCGTCGCTACGCTCCGCAAACGGAGATCCTCGCGTACCTGCGAGACGTCGCGCGGCGCTTCGGGGTGTTGCCACACGTGCGCTTCTCGCATGAAGTCCGAACGGCGACTTGGGACGACGCGGAAGGCATTTGGCGCTTGGAGACGAGCGGAGGGCCGTGGACGGCGACCTTCGTGGTGTCCGGTCAAGGGCCGCTCTCGACGCCGAAATGGCCCGACCTTCCAGGGTTGCACGACTTTGGCGGTGAGTTGATGCACTCGGCGCGTTGGAATCACGCGTACGACCTGGCGGGCAAGCGGGTGGCGGTGATCGGCACGGGCGCCTCGGCGATTCAGTTCGTTCCCGCGATTCAACCGCGAGTCGCGCACCTGACGGTCTTTCAGCGCTCCGCGCCGTGGATCGTGCCGCGCGGCGACCGGGCGTTCACGTCCAACGAGCGGCGAGCTTTCCGTAGCCTTCCGATCACGCAGCGTTTGTCGCGCGCCGCCATCTTCTTGAAGCACGAGCGTGACGGCTTGGGCTTTTGGGAGCCGCGCTTGGAGCCGTACGTGCGCAGCATCGCCGCTCGGCATTTGAAGGCGCAAGTTCGCGACGCTTCGCTGCGGGCCAAGCTCACGCCGAATTACCGCATCGGCTGTAAGCGCATCCTCGTGTCGGACGACTACTACCCGGCGCTTCAGCAGCCCAACGTCTCGCTCGTCACCGAACCGATCGAGCGCGTCACCAAGGGTGGCGTCGTGACGGCGAACGGCACCTTGCACGAGGTGGACGCGATGTTGTGCGGCACGGGCTTCGAGGTCGCCACCATGCCCTTCGCGCGACTGTTCAGAGGCAAGGACGGACGCACCCTCGCGCAAACGTGGGCGTCCGGACCCGAGGCGTACCTCGGCACGACCGTGGCGAACTTCCCGAACCTCTTCTTGCTGTTGGGACCGAACGTGCTGCTCGGTCACAACTCGGTGCTGTACATGATGGAGGCGCAAGTCGCGTACGTCGCCGCTTGCTTGCAGCACGCGCGCCGCGAGCACCTGCAGGCCTTCGACGTGCGGCCCGAAGCGCAGCGGACGTACAACGACGCGCTTCAGGCACGCTTCGAGCGGTCGGCGTGGTCGGCGCGGCACTGCGCGAGTTGGTACCTTGACGAGCACGGTCGCAACGTCACCCTTTGGCCCGACTTCGCCTTGAGCTTTCGCCGCCGCCTTCGAGCGTTCGATCCCGCCGCGTATCAGTGGCGCTTGCGGGTACGGCCGTACGCGCCGCGCGAAGCACGCCGAAGCTCGAAAACGTGA
- a CDS encoding SDR family oxidoreductase → MTQQSGKQGAQQQGGAQEPSFEEAVQKTTSNEEGKTLPEQQQSHRPGIEAEMNPKPVYIKETYKAAGKLAGKKALITGGDSGIGRAVAVHFAREGADVAIVYLGEEDVDAQNTRQLIEAEGRKCLLIPGDVGSEQFCKDAVNRTVSELGGLDILVNNAAEQHPQESLSDISSEQLEKTFRTNIFGYFYMAKAALEHLKEGAAIINTASVTDYKGSPQLLDYSSTKGAIVAFTRSLSMSLIEKGIRVNGVAPGPIWTPLIPSTFPPDKVASFGADVPMKRPGQPAEVATCYVFLASDDSSYINGQFLHPNGGEVVNG, encoded by the coding sequence ATGACGCAGCAATCCGGCAAGCAAGGCGCGCAACAGCAAGGTGGAGCTCAGGAACCGTCGTTCGAGGAAGCCGTCCAGAAGACGACGTCGAACGAGGAAGGCAAGACGCTGCCCGAGCAGCAGCAAAGCCACCGGCCCGGCATCGAAGCCGAGATGAATCCCAAGCCCGTGTACATCAAGGAGACGTACAAGGCGGCGGGCAAGCTCGCAGGCAAGAAGGCCCTCATCACCGGAGGCGACTCGGGCATCGGGCGCGCGGTCGCCGTGCACTTCGCGCGTGAAGGCGCCGACGTCGCCATCGTGTACCTCGGCGAGGAGGACGTGGACGCGCAAAACACGCGTCAACTCATCGAAGCCGAAGGCCGCAAGTGCCTCCTGATTCCCGGCGACGTCGGCAGCGAGCAGTTTTGCAAGGACGCCGTGAACCGCACGGTCTCCGAGCTCGGCGGACTCGACATTCTCGTGAACAATGCCGCCGAGCAGCATCCGCAAGAAAGCCTCTCGGACATCTCCTCCGAGCAACTCGAGAAGACCTTCCGTACCAACATCTTCGGTTACTTCTACATGGCCAAGGCGGCGCTGGAGCACCTGAAGGAAGGCGCGGCGATCATCAACACGGCGTCCGTGACGGACTACAAGGGCAGCCCGCAGCTTCTCGATTACTCTTCCACGAAAGGCGCCATCGTCGCCTTCACCCGCTCGCTGTCCATGAGCCTCATCGAGAAGGGCATTCGCGTCAACGGCGTCGCGCCCGGCCCAATTTGGACGCCTCTCATTCCGTCGACCTTCCCGCCCGACAAGGTGGCGTCGTTCGGCGCGGACGTGCCCATGAAGCGCCCCGGCCAACCGGCTGAAGTCGCCACGTGCTACGTGTTCCTCGCGAGCGACGACTCGTCGTACATCAACGGCCAATTCCTGCATCCCAACGGCGGCGAGGTGGTGAACGGCTGA
- a CDS encoding SRPBCC family protein gives MTNTQFTDQQFTEKPTNRTASPTERIVFSAIGSLMVLGAARRVFPTGRANVILGTLGGALLFNAARGYSVYDDLVGIRRTNEGGGIHVKKSITILEEPRRLYEFWRQYENLPQFMSHLQSVSQRDARVSHWVAKAPAGLDVSWDAETIEDVPGERIAWKAIEGSTIPNEGHVEFRRAPGDKGTEVHVELQYFPPGGTLGAGVARLFGEEPGQQVEDDLRRLKRLMEVGFEPTIEGQSTGKRGLSGKMAAALYDSERTK, from the coding sequence ATGACCAACACGCAATTCACCGATCAGCAATTCACGGAAAAGCCCACGAACCGCACGGCGAGTCCCACGGAGCGCATCGTCTTCAGCGCGATCGGCAGCCTCATGGTGCTCGGCGCGGCGCGGCGCGTCTTCCCGACGGGACGCGCGAACGTCATCCTCGGCACGCTGGGCGGAGCGCTGCTGTTCAACGCGGCGCGCGGCTACAGCGTGTACGACGATCTCGTCGGCATTCGCCGGACGAACGAGGGCGGCGGCATTCACGTCAAGAAGAGCATCACCATCTTGGAAGAGCCGCGGCGCCTGTACGAATTCTGGCGGCAGTACGAGAACTTACCGCAATTCATGAGCCACCTGCAGAGTGTGTCGCAACGTGACGCGCGCGTCTCGCATTGGGTCGCGAAGGCCCCGGCGGGTCTCGACGTCTCGTGGGACGCCGAGACGATCGAGGACGTGCCCGGCGAGCGCATCGCTTGGAAGGCGATCGAGGGCAGCACGATTCCCAACGAGGGCCACGTGGAGTTTCGCCGAGCGCCCGGCGACAAGGGCACGGAAGTGCACGTGGAACTGCAGTACTTCCCGCCCGGCGGTACCCTCGGCGCGGGCGTCGCTCGGTTGTTCGGCGAGGAGCCCGGACAGCAGGTCGAAGACGACCTCCGGCGACTCAAGCGCCTCATGGAAGTCGGCTTCGAGCCCACCATCGAAGGGCAGTCGACCGGAAAGCGCGGCCTGAGCGGCAAGATGGCGGCGGCCCTGTACGACTCGGAGAGGACGAAGTGA